In Lusitaniella coriacea LEGE 07157, the following are encoded in one genomic region:
- the gatA gene encoding Asp-tRNA(Asn)/Glu-tRNA(Gln) amidotransferase subunit GatA has protein sequence MASIRELHKQLVRKERTAVEITTEALERIQALEPKLHSFLHVTADYALETARQVDDKIAAGETIGLLAGIPVGIKDNMCTQGIPTTCGSRILENFVPPYESSVTQKLKTAGVVMVGKTNLDEFAMGSSTENSGYQVTANPWDTSRVPGGSSGGSAAAVAAEECVVALGSDTGGSIRQPASLCGVVGMKPTYGLVSRYGLVAYASSLDQIGPFARTVEDAAILLGAIAGYDPKDSTSLNVEIPNYWKLLQPNFAPRGRLRIGVIKETFGGGLDSEVEEKVKTAIEMLQYLGAEIQIVSCPTFGYGLPAYYIIAPSEASANLARYDAVKYGIRTEKADNLVSMYKATRAQGFGTEVKRRIMLGTYALSAGYYDAYYLKAQKVRTLIKQDFEAAFEKVDVLVCPTSPTTAFKAGEKTDDPLSMYLSDLMTIPVNLAGLPAISVPCGFDSQKLPIGLQLIGKALREDLLLQVAHAYEQATEWHFTTPKL, from the coding sequence ATGGCATCCATCCGCGAATTGCACAAACAGCTCGTTCGTAAAGAGCGCACCGCCGTTGAAATTACGACCGAAGCCTTAGAGCGAATTCAGGCGCTAGAACCTAAATTACACAGTTTCTTGCACGTTACCGCCGATTATGCCCTGGAAACTGCTAGGCAAGTAGACGATAAAATTGCTGCGGGGGAAACCATCGGGTTACTTGCGGGGATTCCCGTGGGAATTAAGGATAATATGTGTACCCAAGGCATTCCCACCACCTGCGGGTCGCGAATTTTAGAAAATTTTGTCCCCCCTTACGAATCCAGCGTCACCCAAAAGCTGAAAACAGCAGGGGTTGTGATGGTGGGGAAAACGAACCTCGATGAATTTGCAATGGGGAGTTCGACGGAGAATTCCGGCTATCAGGTGACCGCAAATCCTTGGGACACCTCGCGAGTTCCAGGGGGGTCTTCTGGGGGGTCTGCGGCGGCGGTAGCGGCGGAAGAGTGCGTAGTTGCGTTGGGTTCTGATACGGGAGGTTCGATTCGTCAACCCGCTTCCCTGTGCGGCGTGGTGGGGATGAAACCCACTTACGGCTTGGTGTCTCGCTATGGATTGGTTGCCTATGCGTCGTCTTTGGATCAAATTGGCCCTTTTGCGCGGACGGTAGAAGATGCAGCAATTTTGTTGGGCGCGATCGCGGGGTACGATCCCAAAGACTCTACGAGTTTGAATGTGGAAATCCCCAACTATTGGAAGCTCCTACAGCCCAATTTCGCGCCACGGGGTCGCTTGCGCATCGGCGTGATTAAAGAAACCTTTGGCGGCGGATTGGATTCGGAAGTGGAAGAAAAAGTGAAAACCGCGATCGAAATGCTGCAATATTTAGGGGCAGAAATCCAGATTGTCTCTTGTCCGACTTTTGGTTACGGATTGCCAGCATATTACATTATTGCTCCCTCTGAAGCCTCGGCGAATTTAGCCCGCTACGATGCGGTGAAGTATGGCATTCGTACAGAGAAAGCGGATAATTTAGTTTCAATGTATAAGGCAACGCGCGCGCAAGGATTTGGAACGGAAGTCAAGCGGCGCATTATGTTGGGAACCTACGCACTTTCTGCGGGATATTACGATGCCTATTATCTCAAAGCGCAAAAAGTACGCACATTAATCAAGCAGGATTTTGAAGCAGCCTTTGAAAAGGTTGACGTGCTGGTTTGTCCCACCTCCCCCACAACGGCGTTTAAAGCGGGAGAAAAAACCGACGATCCCTTAAGTATGTACCTATCAGATTTAATGACAATTCCTGTGAACTTGGCGGGTTTGCCTGCGATTAGCGTTCCTTGCGGATTCGATAGCCAGAAGCTTCCCATTGGATTGCAATTAATTGGTAAAGCCTTGCGAGAAGATTTACTCTTGCAAGTTGCCCATGCTTACGAACAAGCAACGGAATGGCATTTTACAACGCCAAAACTTTAG
- a CDS encoding alpha/beta hydrolase — protein sequence MAFYNAKTLAGNWELKPQLMQRSNWSSISNAILKMVLTVAAVGAIAYALICLALLKWQTRLIFVPSPTIQGTPKDRGLDYEEVWLSVPTQKETVERLHGWWLPAASQSENVLLYLHGNGENISANIVQAQPFHQAGLDIFLFDYRGYGKSEGDFPHEEQVYEDAQVALNYLIEQRGISPQNIIVYGHSLGGAIAIELTWRNPNLAGLIVESSFTSMRKIVGYSKVYRLFPSGVILHQKFDSIEKIKSLKMPLLLIHGTDDTTVPHFMSQELFDAATEPKQFLSVPDAGHNDVATVGGSSYLEAVRDFLQQVKQPQGQPH from the coding sequence ATGGCATTTTACAACGCCAAAACTTTAGCGGGAAATTGGGAACTCAAACCGCAATTGATGCAACGATCTAACTGGTCTTCTATCTCAAACGCAATCTTGAAAATGGTATTAACTGTTGCTGCGGTCGGCGCGATCGCGTATGCTCTCATTTGTTTGGCTCTACTCAAGTGGCAAACCCGCTTAATCTTTGTTCCCTCTCCCACCATTCAAGGGACTCCGAAGGATCGAGGATTAGACTACGAAGAGGTTTGGCTCTCGGTTCCCACCCAAAAAGAAACAGTCGAACGATTGCACGGTTGGTGGCTGCCTGCCGCTTCCCAGTCGGAAAATGTCCTATTGTACCTTCACGGGAATGGAGAGAACATCAGTGCCAATATCGTGCAAGCACAGCCATTTCATCAAGCGGGGTTGGATATTTTTCTGTTCGACTATCGGGGGTATGGAAAGAGTGAAGGAGATTTTCCCCATGAAGAACAAGTCTATGAAGATGCACAGGTGGCACTCAATTATTTAATCGAGCAACGGGGAATCTCGCCCCAGAATATTATCGTTTACGGTCATTCTTTAGGGGGCGCGATCGCGATTGAATTAACTTGGCGCAATCCCAACCTCGCCGGATTGATTGTGGAAAGCTCTTTTACTTCAATGCGAAAAATCGTCGGGTATTCCAAAGTTTATCGCCTCTTTCCTTCTGGCGTAATCTTGCATCAAAAGTTTGATTCCATTGAGAAAATTAAGTCTCTAAAAATGCCCCTTCTCTTGATTCATGGAACCGACGATACAACCGTTCCCCATTTCATGAGTCAGGAATTATTTGATGCTGCAACAGAACCCAAGCAGTTTTTAAGCGTTCCCGATGCGGGTCACAATGACGTGGCAACCGTTGGCGGTTCGTCCTATTTAGAAGCAGTACGCGACTTTCTCCAGCAGGTTAAGCAGCCTCAAGGACAACCCCATTAG
- a CDS encoding calcium-binding protein, translating into MEIVVDAYGPEEQAMGWYYYWQDTMQFPFTATCIDKRRISPLKEGKTVEVTDMAPEDECEREMFVEIAWDDDILAVPLSQLEAPDADEKTQEAIADWHY; encoded by the coding sequence ATGGAAATTGTAGTGGATGCCTATGGTCCAGAAGAACAGGCGATGGGCTGGTACTACTACTGGCAAGACACAATGCAGTTCCCCTTCACAGCAACTTGTATCGACAAGCGACGTATTTCTCCTCTCAAAGAAGGGAAAACTGTGGAAGTGACGGACATGGCACCGGAAGATGAGTGCGAACGAGAAATGTTTGTGGAGATTGCTTGGGATGATGATATTCTCGCAGTGCCGTTGAGTCAGCTAGAGGCACCCGATGCAGACGAAAAAACCCAAGAAGCGATCGCGGACTGGCATTATTGA
- a CDS encoding PIN domain-containing protein → MPRAVILTALPVEYMAVRTHLTDLQEEMHPQGTIYERGKFIANGQEWEVGIVEVGAGNAGAAVEAERAIAYFQPEILLFVGIAGGIKDVAIGDVVAATKVYGYESGKVGEQFFTRPALGQSAYALVQRAKAEARKEEWLQRLSNLPSAQPHVFVAPIAAGEKVLASKQSDIFQFLRASYNDAVAVDMESFGFLSAAFAYPEIKAIVIRGISDLIDGKNDNSVESEEIRQEKASLHASAFAFEILAKYQTNETGATQQFRGVVPCSITSNELLAGIGKREVVVSNESSRFTDERHKRIDHAQTLINQGQFNEAIQYIENLKAEFWYKVDNSLKYRILANLGIANLGLDEVNRAAAKFLEALQYNPEDDRAIAYAAMGYLFQEDYARAEKSIEKALEKNPANTLAYSLLVRVIHVTDPIESVVERIPPAYRNSLDVLVALGEAALRRGRCDKAEEWWQTALKSCDDSSMDRVKAALGAALLKPITHYYPLIAVGQLLETQKDSLERAVSLFTDVLGGDYVSPKNLSRLKFNTLTNRSAALRLLSRHDEAIRDLEIARQKEPDNPYLIKQRVLLAHEKGNEEEACRYAKQILSLPETPEAFLLVASSLMARNLDREAEDILNQFLKIDSHKHLKQEANHLKFNLFLNRGDRKKAESILHEVSSEDQESVFTLIDRIRWYKYIGSEESISALIGRAKTLLFSNTSIQAQVYFADLLYSLSYYRDASEIYEQFVDKTLNSKLSQKLLQSYYLAGNYKDALSLCQQLLDKYGSLETVSEMASCIYEYIGDLDTARQICEDYINTFPDDVRMKLRLAGINYATKEYRKLDRFLNSKPSTKSLILEDIKILARLHKVRGRIDEFLETIYEMRYRFYNDTQVHVLYQTSYMLEAKSKPSIQSFDVVEDGCGVLVSNEYGNEQWYILEDRLDASLARCELNSSQPLYKALIGKSLGEEVIQAEDTFGRNALKILAITDKYFAASKQSFSVLENQPDLKGFRMVDIPMDGDKISSEWLHQFLEGIQKLQDRFNTLKSEYISGKFPLGTVAILQHRNPIELWKTLALGSSPFIHAWSNFKNEKFEDALIALQKGGLVVIDPISLITLHYLDVADKVVKILGEFGIAQSSIDLFQALIEDAQGLQCKGFMTLGVENGQTIKQEITPEQVSHQKKVYEKIVDWIKENCLILPCHRALDIYRDERSKLSETIGTAFIDTVLIAGEPGRILYSDDQWLRWYARADSSTPGVWTQVVLKYCFIQQNLNESLYQKTTLELVMRGYTYTIIDADILMEAARLYEWKVNPIYTSALRALANKAIILQYTVSVVADFLRQLYLEVLITNAQVINPRDALVFELLKILTKECSITAFIKILKQSIRQKFQVIPLQEKEVLAAINVWVESQDVLT, encoded by the coding sequence ATGCCTCGTGCGGTAATATTGACGGCTCTCCCTGTTGAATATATGGCGGTTCGTACCCATCTAACGGATCTTCAGGAAGAGATGCACCCTCAAGGAACAATTTACGAACGGGGGAAGTTTATCGCGAATGGACAGGAATGGGAGGTGGGAATTGTTGAGGTGGGTGCGGGTAATGCAGGCGCAGCAGTGGAAGCCGAACGCGCGATCGCCTATTTTCAGCCTGAAATCCTCTTATTTGTGGGAATTGCGGGGGGAATTAAAGATGTCGCGATCGGTGATGTGGTCGCAGCGACAAAGGTTTATGGTTATGAGTCTGGGAAAGTAGGAGAACAGTTTTTTACGCGACCCGCATTAGGGCAATCAGCTTATGCGCTGGTGCAGAGAGCTAAAGCGGAGGCAAGAAAAGAAGAGTGGTTGCAACGGCTGTCGAATCTACCTTCCGCACAACCTCACGTTTTTGTTGCTCCTATTGCTGCTGGGGAAAAGGTTTTAGCTTCCAAACAGTCAGATATTTTTCAGTTTCTGAGGGCAAGTTATAACGATGCAGTTGCCGTTGATATGGAAAGCTTTGGCTTCCTGAGTGCAGCTTTTGCCTATCCTGAGATTAAGGCAATCGTGATTCGGGGTATTTCAGACTTAATTGATGGCAAAAATGACAACTCTGTAGAATCCGAAGAAATTCGACAAGAAAAAGCTTCTCTTCATGCTAGTGCCTTTGCTTTTGAGATTCTTGCCAAATACCAAACGAATGAGACGGGAGCTACCCAGCAATTTCGAGGAGTCGTGCCATGTAGTATAACTTCCAATGAATTACTGGCTGGAATCGGAAAGCGAGAAGTTGTTGTTAGTAACGAATCAAGCAGGTTCACAGACGAACGTCATAAACGTATTGACCACGCACAAACGTTAATTAACCAAGGGCAATTCAATGAGGCAATTCAGTATATAGAAAATCTAAAAGCAGAGTTCTGGTATAAGGTAGATAATTCGCTCAAGTATCGTATTTTGGCTAATCTTGGTATAGCAAATTTGGGACTTGATGAAGTTAACCGTGCAGCAGCAAAATTTTTAGAGGCATTGCAATATAATCCAGAAGATGACCGAGCAATAGCCTACGCAGCAATGGGATATCTGTTTCAAGAAGACTACGCTCGTGCTGAGAAATCTATTGAAAAAGCGTTAGAGAAAAATCCAGCAAATACGCTTGCTTATTCGTTACTTGTTCGGGTAATTCATGTCACTGACCCCATTGAGTCAGTAGTAGAACGAATTCCTCCTGCGTACCGTAATAGCCTAGATGTTTTGGTGGCTTTGGGAGAAGCTGCCTTGAGACGCGGACGATGTGACAAAGCAGAAGAATGGTGGCAAACTGCTCTAAAGAGTTGTGATGACAGCAGTATGGATCGTGTTAAAGCGGCTCTGGGTGCTGCTCTACTAAAACCTATTACTCATTACTATCCACTCATTGCTGTTGGTCAATTACTAGAGACTCAAAAGGATAGTTTGGAAAGAGCAGTTTCTCTCTTCACTGACGTTCTAGGAGGAGACTATGTAAGCCCAAAGAATCTATCTCGTTTAAAATTTAATACACTGACAAACAGATCGGCAGCTCTAAGATTACTCAGTCGGCACGATGAAGCAATTCGCGATCTTGAAATTGCCCGACAGAAAGAACCAGATAATCCTTACTTGATTAAGCAGCGTGTTTTATTAGCCCATGAGAAAGGAAACGAGGAAGAAGCATGCCGCTATGCTAAACAAATTTTGTCTTTGCCTGAAACCCCAGAGGCATTTCTATTAGTAGCTAGCTCTTTGATGGCTCGCAATCTAGATAGAGAAGCTGAAGACATATTAAACCAGTTTTTGAAAATAGACAGTCATAAACATCTTAAGCAAGAGGCTAATCATCTTAAATTCAACCTGTTTTTGAATCGTGGAGACCGAAAAAAGGCAGAAAGTATACTTCATGAGGTAAGCAGTGAAGATCAAGAAAGTGTTTTTACGCTTATCGATCGAATTCGATGGTATAAATATATTGGTTCAGAGGAAAGTATTTCAGCATTAATCGGTCGAGCCAAAACCTTGCTGTTTTCTAACACTTCTATCCAAGCTCAGGTTTATTTTGCCGATCTCCTCTATTCGTTAAGTTACTATCGAGATGCATCTGAAATTTATGAGCAGTTTGTCGATAAAACTCTTAATAGTAAACTTTCTCAGAAGCTACTTCAGTCTTACTACTTGGCAGGTAACTACAAAGATGCACTAAGTTTATGCCAGCAGCTACTCGATAAATACGGTTCTCTAGAAACTGTTTCCGAAATGGCTTCCTGTATCTATGAATACATCGGCGATCTAGATACTGCTCGGCAAATTTGTGAAGATTACATCAACACTTTTCCGGATGATGTAAGGATGAAGTTGCGACTGGCAGGGATTAACTATGCGACAAAAGAGTATAGGAAACTAGATCGATTTCTTAATTCAAAACCAAGTACTAAAAGCTTAATTCTGGAAGACATTAAAATCTTAGCTCGACTCCATAAAGTTAGAGGACGAATCGATGAGTTTCTCGAAACGATCTATGAGATGAGATACCGTTTCTATAATGATACTCAAGTTCACGTTCTCTACCAAACTTCATATATGCTGGAAGCAAAGAGTAAACCAAGTATTCAGAGCTTTGATGTAGTTGAGGATGGATGCGGTGTTCTTGTAAGCAATGAGTATGGTAATGAGCAGTGGTATATCTTGGAAGATCGACTAGATGCAAGCTTGGCGAGGTGTGAACTCAATTCTAGCCAACCACTTTATAAAGCCTTGATTGGTAAGAGTCTTGGAGAAGAAGTTATTCAGGCAGAAGATACTTTTGGTCGCAATGCTCTCAAAATTTTAGCTATTACAGACAAGTATTTTGCAGCAAGCAAACAAAGCTTCTCTGTACTTGAAAATCAACCCGACCTTAAGGGTTTCAGAATGGTTGATATTCCAATGGATGGAGACAAAATATCCTCTGAGTGGCTCCATCAATTCCTGGAGGGAATACAAAAACTTCAAGATCGCTTTAATACTCTCAAATCCGAATATATTTCTGGCAAGTTCCCCTTGGGTACTGTTGCGATTCTTCAGCATCGTAATCCGATAGAACTTTGGAAAACTTTAGCACTTGGCTCTTCTCCTTTCATTCATGCATGGTCGAATTTTAAAAATGAAAAATTTGAAGATGCTTTGATCGCTCTTCAAAAAGGTGGACTTGTCGTTATCGACCCTATCTCGTTGATTACTCTTCACTATTTGGATGTTGCAGATAAAGTTGTAAAAATTTTAGGTGAATTTGGTATTGCTCAATCGAGCATTGACTTATTTCAAGCTCTAATTGAAGATGCTCAAGGTTTACAGTGTAAAGGCTTTATGACTTTGGGTGTAGAAAATGGGCAGACGATTAAACAAGAGATTACTCCGGAACAGGTTAGTCATCAGAAAAAGGTTTATGAGAAGATTGTTGACTGGATTAAAGAGAATTGTCTGATTTTACCTTGCCACAGAGCGTTAGATATTTATCGAGATGAGAGAAGTAAACTTAGCGAAACGATCGGTACAGCTTTTATTGATACAGTTTTGATTGCTGGAGAGCCTGGTCGTATTCTATATTCGGACGATCAATGGTTACGCTGGTATGCACGAGCAGATTCGAGTACGCCAGGAGTTTGGACGCAAGTTGTTTTAAAATACTGCTTTATACAGCAAAACTTAAACGAGTCTCTTTACCAGAAAACCACATTAGAGCTTGTAATGCGTGGCTATACATACACTATTATAGATGCGGATATTTTGATGGAAGCAGCTAGACTTTATGAATGGAAAGTAAACCCAATTTATACTTCAGCGTTGAGAGCGCTTGCCAATAAAGCAATTATTTTGCAATATACAGTTTCAGTGGTAGCAGATTTTCTTCGTCAACTTTATCTTGAAGTTCTTATAACAAATGCTCAGGTAATCAATCCTCGTGATGCTTTAGTTTTTGAGTTGCTTAAGATATTGACGAAAGAATGTTCAATAACAGCTTTTATTAAGATACTCAAGCAGTCTATTCGACAAAAATTTCAAGTAATTCCTTTGCAAGAGAAAGAAGTTTTAGCAGCTATTAACGTCTGGGTTGAATCACAAGATGTACTTACTTGA
- the pgeF gene encoding peptidoglycan editing factor PgeF, whose amino-acid sequence MHEWQWQRWEGLPYLTCSLLRDWQHGFFTQHFWSRTPEELVDVFSPSTAVYRLKQVHGNRVLMPSEIPQTEGELASGDGMMTEEPDQSVWVASADCTPVLIADRATGRVAAIHAGWRGTAQQIVPTAIARFLQFGTQKSDLCIALGPAIAGEVYQVSTEVAIEVGQIILPSEPSRSPDGTLAALEQLPHPPILPDPHPDRVRLDVRRVNALQIEQLGISAEQVALAPHCTYQQPDNFFSYRRTQEKKVQWSGIISNP is encoded by the coding sequence ATGCACGAATGGCAATGGCAACGTTGGGAAGGGTTGCCCTATCTCACCTGTAGTTTGCTTCGGGACTGGCAACACGGTTTTTTTACGCAGCACTTTTGGTCGCGGACTCCAGAGGAGTTAGTTGATGTATTTTCCCCTTCCACTGCGGTTTATCGCTTAAAACAGGTGCATGGCAATCGAGTTCTCATGCCTTCAGAAATTCCTCAAACTGAAGGGGAGTTAGCCTCTGGGGATGGGATGATGACCGAAGAACCCGATCAGTCGGTTTGGGTGGCAAGCGCCGATTGTACGCCAGTGTTAATCGCCGATCGCGCGACGGGACGAGTGGCAGCAATTCATGCGGGATGGCGCGGAACCGCACAACAGATTGTTCCCACCGCGATCGCGCGGTTTCTCCAATTCGGCACCCAAAAATCCGATCTCTGTATTGCTCTGGGGCCCGCGATCGCGGGAGAGGTCTATCAAGTCTCCACAGAAGTCGCAATTGAGGTCGGGCAAATAATTCTCCCTTCGGAGCCGTCACGCTCTCCTGACGGAACTCTAGCGGCATTAGAGCAGCTTCCCCATCCCCCCATTCTCCCCGATCCGCACCCCGATCGCGTGCGGTTGGACGTGCGGCGAGTCAATGCTTTGCAAATCGAACAATTGGGCATCTCAGCCGAACAGGTTGCCCTTGCGCCTCACTGTACTTACCAGCAGCCCGACAATTTCTTTTCCTACCGTCGTACTCAGGAAAAAAAGGTTCAATGGTCGGGGATTATCAGCAATCCTTAG
- a CDS encoding DUF547 domain-containing protein encodes MKTLALLSALLLVSGCTGSLPFTQAEINNSPTANAEMGSDSFNYDDFAGVLKTHVNEQGWVDYEGLQSNRQQLDKFVVAMSQVPSGTYEGWNEREKIAFLINAYNAFTLQSIIDQDPLKKSIREIPGVWKIRKFSLAGQEKTLDNIEHQILREKFNEPRIHAALVCAAVSCPPLRTEPYTAAQLDFQLDEQVRIWLARPQGLQIEREREKVSISAIFDWFGEDWVPSYGVKEKFSGNERQRATLNFISRYISPVEAQYLEEGNYELNYLDYDWSLNRQN; translated from the coding sequence GTGAAAACCCTTGCCCTTCTTTCCGCATTGCTTCTGGTTTCAGGCTGTACTGGGTCGCTTCCCTTCACCCAAGCAGAAATCAACAATTCCCCAACGGCAAACGCCGAAATGGGTTCGGACTCTTTTAACTACGACGATTTTGCTGGGGTTTTAAAAACCCATGTTAATGAGCAAGGTTGGGTTGATTATGAGGGATTGCAGTCCAATCGGCAACAACTCGATAAATTTGTGGTTGCAATGAGTCAAGTGCCATCGGGTACCTATGAAGGGTGGAACGAGCGGGAAAAAATTGCTTTTTTAATCAATGCTTATAATGCCTTCACCCTGCAATCCATCATCGACCAAGACCCCCTTAAAAAAAGCATTCGCGAGATTCCTGGGGTTTGGAAAATTCGCAAATTCTCCCTTGCAGGGCAGGAAAAAACCTTAGACAATATCGAGCATCAAATTTTGCGGGAAAAATTCAACGAACCGCGCATTCATGCTGCGTTGGTCTGCGCCGCAGTAAGCTGTCCCCCGTTACGCACAGAACCCTATACGGCTGCACAACTCGATTTTCAATTGGACGAACAAGTCCGAATCTGGCTGGCGCGTCCTCAAGGGCTGCAAATTGAGCGCGAGCGCGAAAAAGTTTCCATTTCTGCAATCTTCGATTGGTTTGGCGAGGATTGGGTTCCCTCCTACGGGGTTAAGGAGAAATTTAGCGGCAACGAGCGGCAACGGGCGACGTTAAACTTCATTAGCCGCTATATTTCCCCGGTAGAAGCCCAATACTTGGAGGAGGGAAATTACGAGTTGAACTACCTCGATTACGACTGGAGTCTCAATCGCCAGAATTAG
- the hmpF gene encoding pilus motility taxis protein HmpF yields the protein MLYLAEVRKQKGGFMGRAATELKLLACQRNDQTWSAIQGDEVIPCEEASTFEQGALVMANLGGNRQVQGQLEPGGPRLVSLLQSFSKLIGERKNQEEEIEAWNQSLTLQAQELNKREMELEADLAELEQQQEAAQGLDEQLKEVENLKAESAGLQEEFDRKNAELEQAWAHLRGEQQRLEDLKGEVEPAGRLDEAQVNRIQELLSNLESGEQPIAEIKARVDEAIAVLNAQQGELDTQWQTIEQHRGEAESLQGEVEAQAQALSSRQQQLGDLCLALDKTREASSEQQQALEVKEKSIEQFKEQLQNQKDLQDSLSRLAAGAGDANSEQAVDISALENMPLGELQGIVDNLQQDLQKVVQFVNDQEEELTLERQDLDELQAKREQASEYDRINLDQELADAQDRYQMLDQTLVGQRREVRERESILNQHLRVLRRRQGIMDEQRESQSIDLNPLLASLEEQQKQKEEAIQELESEIEQIRSRIEELEGTLAEQTSERERQEGEVRELEAALQQQRVSLAELQAMVNRSQECLNPLQKGLSELRAKLEAIAQSQESGNPQTQAIADLKEAIGSLQG from the coding sequence GTGCTGTATCTCGCAGAAGTCAGAAAGCAAAAAGGTGGATTCATGGGCAGGGCAGCGACTGAGCTTAAACTCCTGGCTTGCCAGCGTAACGATCAGACTTGGAGTGCGATCCAAGGCGATGAAGTCATTCCTTGCGAGGAAGCGAGTACTTTCGAGCAAGGTGCTTTAGTCATGGCAAACTTGGGGGGAAATCGCCAAGTTCAGGGGCAGTTAGAGCCGGGTGGGCCGCGGTTGGTTAGCCTGTTGCAAAGTTTTTCTAAGTTGATTGGTGAGAGAAAAAACCAAGAGGAAGAAATTGAAGCCTGGAACCAGTCTTTGACCTTACAGGCGCAGGAGTTGAATAAGCGAGAGATGGAGCTAGAAGCGGATCTCGCCGAATTGGAGCAACAGCAAGAAGCCGCTCAAGGTCTAGACGAGCAACTGAAGGAAGTTGAAAATCTGAAAGCAGAATCGGCTGGGTTACAAGAGGAGTTCGATCGCAAGAATGCCGAGCTAGAGCAGGCTTGGGCGCATTTACGAGGGGAACAACAGCGCTTAGAAGATTTGAAGGGGGAGGTAGAACCTGCCGGACGTTTGGACGAAGCGCAGGTCAATCGGATTCAGGAGTTGCTCTCTAATTTGGAGTCTGGGGAGCAGCCGATCGCGGAAATTAAAGCCCGTGTGGATGAGGCGATCGCGGTGCTGAATGCCCAACAAGGAGAATTGGATACCCAGTGGCAAACAATCGAACAACACCGAGGCGAAGCAGAATCGCTTCAGGGAGAAGTTGAAGCTCAAGCACAGGCGTTGAGCAGTCGCCAACAGCAGTTGGGGGACCTTTGCCTAGCGCTCGATAAAACCCGCGAAGCATCGAGCGAGCAGCAACAGGCACTCGAAGTTAAGGAAAAGTCGATCGAGCAGTTCAAAGAACAATTGCAGAACCAGAAGGACTTGCAAGATTCTCTGTCTCGTTTGGCGGCGGGTGCTGGCGATGCAAATTCCGAGCAAGCAGTGGATATTTCCGCCTTGGAAAATATGCCCTTGGGAGAATTGCAGGGCATTGTGGATAATTTGCAGCAAGATTTGCAGAAGGTGGTGCAATTTGTCAACGATCAAGAAGAAGAGTTAACCCTAGAGCGTCAGGATCTCGACGAACTGCAAGCCAAAAGAGAACAGGCAAGCGAGTACGACCGCATCAATTTAGATCAGGAGTTAGCCGACGCTCAGGATCGCTACCAAATGCTGGATCAGACCCTCGTGGGTCAGCGACGGGAAGTACGAGAACGAGAAAGCATTTTGAATCAGCATTTGCGCGTGCTGCGACGACGACAGGGAATCATGGATGAGCAGAGAGAGAGTCAGTCGATCGATCTAAATCCCTTACTCGCAAGTTTGGAAGAGCAGCAGAAGCAGAAGGAAGAAGCGATTCAAGAGCTTGAGAGCGAAATCGAGCAGATTCGCAGTCGAATCGAGGAACTTGAGGGAACCTTGGCGGAGCAAACGAGCGAACGGGAGCGTCAAGAAGGAGAAGTGCGAGAATTAGAAGCGGCATTGCAGCAACAGCGCGTGAGTTTAGCGGAGTTACAGGCAATGGTTAATCGTTCTCAGGAGTGTTTGAATCCCCTACAAAAGGGACTCAGTGAGTTGCGCGCTAAGTTAGAGGCGATCGCGCAATCCCAAGAATCGGGCAATCCTCAAACTCAGGCGATCGCAGACTTAAAGGAAGCAATCGGCAGTTTGCAAGGCTAA